The region CGTACCCGTCGAACCGACCCCGACCCCGGCGGAGCCGCCGCCGACCGGCTACCCGGACCGACCGGATCCGTCGGATCCGGCGACCGAGGTGTGGAAGCTGATCGAGCGGGCCCAGCAGGGCGAGTCCGAGGCGTTCGGCCTGATCTACGACCGGTACGTGGACACCGTCTTCCGGTTCGTCTACTTCCGGGTCGGCAACCGGCAACTCGCCGAGGACCTGACCTCGGACACCTTCCTGCGCGCACTCAAGCGGATCGGCAGCTTCACCTGGCAGGGGCGCGATCTCGGCGCCTGGCTGGTGACGATCGCCCGGAACCTGGTCGCCGACCACTTCAAGTCCGGTCGGTACCGACTAGAGGTTACTACGGGTGATGTGTTAGATGCGGATCGTGAAGACCGTGGTCCGGAGGGAAGCCCCGAGGCCGCGGTGGTCGAGCACATCACCAACATGGCGCTGCTCGGTGCGGTGAAACAACTCAACCCCGAGCAACAGGAATGCATAGTGCTCCGGTTCCTACAGGGCTTCTCCGTCGCGGAAACGGCGCACACGATGGGCAAGAACGAGGGCGCGATCAAGGCCCTGCAATACCGCGCCGTACGGGCCCTGGCCCGACTGCTCCCGGACGGATTCCAGCCGTGAGTCCGATGAATCCGGGATACTCAGACGCGGTGACACCGATCACTCATCGTGATACTGCGACCGAACGGCCCGTAACCGGCCGGGCTTACCGGCCGTTTGTCCCGATGCGACGGGCGGTTGCCCAGGCAGACCGCCGGCCCGTCGGTCCGGTCGACTGATTCGGCCACGGCCACGCGGCCCGGAATTCCAGCCGCCGTCGCACGGTCGGCGACGATGCCGCCCGTACGGCCGTGACCAGCGAAGGGAGGTGCCCGCGGTGAATCTGAACATATTCCGCCGCTGGCGCGCCGAGCGCTTCGCGCAACTTCTCGACGAAGCCAACGGCGGCCGTCGACACCACATCCGTTCCCGCGCCGACGACGACCTGACCGAACTGGTGACGGTCGGACAGCGGATGCGCGGCGCCCAGCAGTCCGTCGAGGTCGATCCCGAGTTCCGTACCGGGCTGCGGCTGAGGTTGGTGACCGCCGCCGAGCAGGCGGCGTTCGAGACGGCGGCGGCTGCCGACCAGATCGTCGGGAAACGTGCCGGCCGGCCCGAACGCCGACCCGTACGCAACGGCCAACGGACCCGTGCCCGGGTACGCGGCTCGATCATCGTCGGCGTGGCCGTCGGGGCGATCGCGGTCTCCGGCATGTCCGCCGCCAGCGAGAACGCCCTGCCCGGCGACGCCCTGTACGCGGTCAAGCGGTCCACCGAACGGGCCCAGCTCGCGCTGGCCAGTTCGGACCTGAGCCGAGGGCAGCTGCTCCTCGACTTCGCCCAGACCCGACTCGCCGAGGCGGTCGCGGTGCAGGGCGATGCGCTCGGTTTCGTGGCCGTCCTCAACGACATGGACGACGACACCCGCCAGGGCATCAAGCTGCTGAACACCACCGCCGCGCAGCGCCGCGACGCCGCCGCGCTGGACGCGATCGGCAAGTTCCTGACCGGCCAGCGCCGGCAGGTGACCGGGCTGCTCGGCGGGGCGACCGCCGCCGACAGCCGCCGGGTCGCGGACTCGCTCAGCCTGCTCGACTCGATCGGCAAGCGCGCCGACCTGCTGCGTGCGGCCTTGCAGTGCGGGGTCGATCCGGCCACCCGGATCGACCATCTCGGGCCGTTGCCCCACGCCTGCGGCACCAGCCGGGGCGTCAACGGGTTGCCGCAGAGTTCCCCGCAGGACAGCCGGCCGAATACCACTCGTACCCCGAACGCGCCCCGGCCGGAGACGTCGGAGGAGCCTGAGGTGACTCCGACCGGGACCCCGGACCGGCGGTTGGAGCACGGGTCGAACGCCAAGAAGCCGATGGTCGACACGACCACGCCGGTCGACGGCCGGCCCGTCGACTGACGGCACGCCAGCGGGCACGTCAAGCGACCGTGGTGGGGTCCGGGCCTTTGGGCCCGGACCCCACCACCGCACGTACGCCGGCCGGACAGCGGACCTGTCGCACGTACGCCGACAAGCGGTCGCATGCACGTACACCAGCGGCGATGGTCCGACTACCCGGTGGAATCGTCGGACCGGGTCGGCGTCGGGACCGAGCTTCGGTGTGACGGATCCGACTAGGCTCGCTCAAGACACGCGACGCATCCATCGAGCGGAGGGAGGTCCGCGTGGCCCGGACCCGAAAGGTGACCGTCAGTACGGACGCACACGGTCACACCGCCGGCTGGGCCGCGACGGAGCTGGAGGCGGCCCCGGCCGCGCCCCCCGACCACCACGCCGCCGCCTTCTTCGACGTGGACAACACGATGATGCAGGGCGCCTCCATCTACTGGTTCGCCCGCGGGCTGGCCGCGCGCAACTACTTCACCACCACCGACCTGGCCCGGTTCGCCTGGCACCAGCTGCGGTTCCGGCTGCTCGCCACCGAGCACGCGGGCGACATGTCCCACGCCAAGGAGGCCGCGCTCGCCTTCGTGGAGGGGTGGCGGGTCGAGGACGTCGAGCGGCTCACCGAGGAGATCTTCGACGAGTTGATGGCGCCCCGGATCTGGGCCGGCACCCGCGCCCTGGCGCAGCTGCACCTCGACGCGGGCCAACGGGTGTGGCTGGTCAGCGCGGCTCCGGTGGAGATCGGCCGGGTGATCGCGGCCCGGCTCGGCCTGACCGGTGCGATCGGTACGGTCGCCGAGATCCACGACGGCGCGTACACCGGACGGCTGGTCGGGGACCTGATGCACGGCCCGGCGAAGGCGGACGCGGTGTGCCAGCTCGCCGCGGTGGAGCAGCTGGACCTGTCCCGCTGTGTGGCGTACAGCGACTCCTCGAACGACCTGCCGATGCTCTGCGCGGTCGGCCGGGCGGTGGCGATCAACCCGGACAACAACCTCCGTCGGGCCTCGCGGATGCGGGGCTGGGAGGTGCGGGACTTCCGTACCGGCCGGAAGGCGGCCCGGATCGCCGTACCGTCGACGGTGGCCGCCGGGCTGCTGGCCGGTGCGGTGACCGCCGGGCTCGCGATGCGTCGGCGCCGGCAGGGCCGATGACCGCGCAGCCGACCACCGAGGCGAGCACCGGGACGGTCACCGGCACCACCACCGGAGCGACCGGCACACCGCAACGGCGTCGACCAGGTGGGGTGATCGGGCTGGTCGCGGCACTGGCCGCGGGTGGGGTGCTGCTCGCCCTGCCCACCGCCGGCCCCGACCCGGCCCCCGGGACGCAGGTGCGCACGATCGAACAGGTGTGGCCGGACGCCCGACCGGTGGAGATCCCGGCCGCTCTGCCGGACGGGCCGGCGTACAGCCCGGTTTTCTTCCTCGACGCGCGCGCCTCGGTCGGCACCGCGCCCAGCCCGGAGGGGACCCACCTGCGGCTGGTGCTGCGCACCGCCGACGGCGCGATCCGCGAGCTGCGCCGGCTGCCGATCGCGGACGACCCGCAGTACGCCGGGTTCGCCCGCGCCGGTGACGAGTTCGCCTGGGCCGAGTCGACCATCGGGTCGGACGGTCGCGGACGTACCGAGTTGTGGGTGGTGAACCTGCCGTCGGCCCAGCCGGCCCGACGGGTCACCTCGGACAGCGGTGACGTGGTCTTCTTCAACTCCCAGTACGACATGGTGATCAACTCGGGCCGGCTCCACTGGGCCTCGGTCGCACCGGGCGAGCAGACGGCGACCGAGATCCGCTCGGTGGCGCTCACCGGCGGCGAGGTGTCGATCCGTACCGAGCCCGGCGCCTGGTCCGTGTCGGCGTACCCGTGGCTGGCCAGCGCCGGCACCGGAACGAGCGGCCCGGTCCAGCTCCGCGACCTGGAGCAGCGCAAGGTGATCGAGGTCGACGCCACCGGCTCCGAACTGGTCACCTGTAGTCCGACCTGGTGCCGGGTGCTGGTGCTGGGGGCGGTCGGGCCGGGGCGGATCGAGCTGATGCGCCCCGACGGTACGTCCCGACAGCGGGTGGCCGGCGGGGTGGCGACCGCCGCCGTGATCGACGTGGCGGTGCTCGACCGGTTCGAGGTGCTCTCCCTCGCCGACGCCCAGCGCACCGCCACCGACAGCCAGCAGTTGCTGCTGTACGACGTACGGGACCGGCAGACCGTGGTGGTGAGCGACGGCAGCGGGCTGGTGCTCTGCCGGGACGGCATCCTGTGGTGGTCGACCGGGGGCAGCGACATCACCGCCTGGCACAGCCTGGACCTGCGCGACCTGAAGTAGGCCGGGCGGGGTCAGGGGCCGAACGGGTCCGGGCGACGCTCCAGCAACTGGTGCAGGGTCTGCTGGATCGTCTCGCGTACCTGGTCGGCGAGGTTGAACACGACCAGCGGGTCGTCGGCCTGGTCGGCCATGCCCTCGGTCGAGATCGGCGGGCAGAACTCGATCAGCCACTTGCTCGGCAGCGGCACCATGCCCAGCGGCCCGAGCCACGGGAAGGTCGGCGTCACCGGGAAGTACGGCAGCTTGAGCAGTCGGGCCAACGGCTTGATGTCGGCCAGCATCGGGTACGTCTCCTCGGCCCCGACGATCGCCACCGGGATGATCGGGGTGCCGGTACGCAGTGCCGCCGAGACGAAGCCGCCCCGGCCGAACCGTTGCAGCCTGTAGCGGTCGGCGTAGAGCTTGCCGACGCCCTTGAAGCCCTCGGGGAACACCCCGACCAGCTCACCCCGGCCGAGCAGCCGCTCGGCGTCCGGGTTGCACGCCATCGTGCCGCCGGTCTTGCGGGCAAGTTCGGAGACGACCGGCATCCGGAACACGATGTCGGCCCCGAGCAGGCGCAGGTAGCGGTGGGCCGGGTGCCGGTCGTGCAGCACCGCGGAGAGGATCAGCGCGTCCAGCGCGACGGTGCCGGAGTGGTTGCCCACCACCAGCCCGGCGCCCTCGACCGGCAGGTTCTCCACCCCGGTGACCTCGGTGCGGAACCAGTCCCGGTAGAGCTGGCGCAACAGCGGGTGGAAGACCCGATCGGTCAGCTCGGGGTCGAAGCCGAACTCGTCGATCTCGTACTGGCCGGCGAGGCGGCGGCGGAGGAACGCGAGCCCGGACGCGACCCGCCGATCCCAGACGTCACCCGGCTGGTCGGGCACCGCTGCTCCGATCGGCTCCGGCGCGGGCGACCGCCCGTTCTCACTCATCGACGGTCACTCACCGGTGTTCGCTGGTCCGGGGGAATTGGCCACCGCAGCGCGTACCTGGCGGATGCCGTCCAGGATCGCCCGTTCGGCGGCGGCGAGCTGGTCGGCCCGGACCACCGTTCGGTCGGTGTGTCCGCCGACGAAGTCGTCGAACGCGGCGGCGGTGGAGCGCGGGGTGAAGCCGTACTCGGTGGTGAGCCTGGTCGTGTCGACCACCCGGCCGTGCACGAACAGGTCGACCTGGTCCAGGCCGTAGCGTCCGAAGCCCAGCGTGCGGGCGATTCCGGCCGCGCCGGACAGGCCGGGTTCAAGCACGGGTACGGCGACCCGCCCGGACCGCCGGATCGCCTGGGACAGGGCGAGTACGCCCGGACCGGCGACGTTGTACGTGCCGCCGTGCTCCTCGGTCACCGACCGGTGCAGGACTTCGAGTGCGTCCTCGATGTGCAGGAACTGAAGTCGCGGGTCCCGCCCGAGCACCGTCGGTACGACCCGCTGGGCGAAGTAGCGGGTCAGCGTGGTGTCGGCGGTGGAGCCGATGAACGGGGCGAAGCGCAACACGGTCGCGGTGACGTCGGGCCGGCGACGGCGGAAGCCGCGGACGTAGCCCTCGATGTCGAGGATGTCGCGGGCGAATCCGCCGCGCGGCACCGCGTGCGGTTCGGTCTCCTCGGTGAAGACCGCCGGGTCGCGAAACGACGCCCCGTACGCGGCGGTGGAGGAACGGACCACCAACCGACGCAGCCGGGGCGCGCGTTGGCACGCGGCGAGCAGCTGCATGGTGCCGATGACGTTCTGTTCCTTCATTGCCGCCCGCCCACCGTGCTGCTGGTCGGGGGCGGTCACCAGCGCGAGGTGGACCACCGAGTCGGCGGCCAGGTCGTCGATGACGGTGCCCACCGACGCCGCGTCGGCCCGTACCCGGTCGACTCCGTCGAGTAGCGGGGCCAGTTCGGCGGACGGGTCGGCGGCGTCCAGCCCGACCACCCGCGCGATCCGGGGATCGGCGGCGAGGCGGGCGGCGACGTGGGCGCCGAGGTAGCGACTGACCCCGGTGACCACGACAACCCCCGGTGCACCCGAGGTGCGGCCGGGGGTCATCCCAGGCTCCTCGTCAGCGGGTACGGGCGTGCGCGCCCGGACCACCGCGACCGCGTCACGGTTGCCTCCGCGGGTCGACGGGTGGCAAGTGGCGCCTTGAGCCGGGCCTGGGCCCGGCCCAGGTCACTTGCCGAGCTTGCGACGCTGGACGCGGGTCTTACGCAGCAGCTTGCGGTGCTTCTTCTTAGCCATGCGCTTGCGGCGCTTCTTGACCACCGAGCCCATACGACAGCCCTTCCGATGCAACGTGCGGGTCGGCCCGGAGGCCATCGTCGGATGGCACCGGGAACCGAACTGGACAACGGACCGGATCCGGCTGGTGGGTGTTGGACGCACCAAGATGGGATCACGGTCGCGGTCCAGGGTAGCCGTCGCCCCTGCACAGGCCCAACGCGGCCCCATGCACAACCGTCACGGCCCCGGCCACGACCACCCCGGCCTGCACCGTCCCGACGCCGACGGGCGTCGCGGGCGGGATCAGGCCGTTTCTTGGAACGCCCCGCGCAGGTACTCGTGCACCGCGTGCTCGGGCACCCGGAACGACCGACCGACCCGGACCGCGGTGAGTTCACCGGAGTGCACCAGCCGATAGACGGTCATCTTCGAAACCCGCATCAGAGTCGCCACCTCGGCGACGGTCAGGAACCTGACCTCCGACAGCCGAGCGTCGGACTGTGGTGATCCCGTCATGGCTCACCGACCCATTCCATTCCCCGGCGCGTGCCCCCGGGCGGGCTGCTCCCGCGCCACGGCGGGCAACGCGCGTGTTACCAGTACGGTAGCGGGACGGCTGTGACCTGCGCGATCCCTTCACGCTGTTGATCATAGGTCGTCAAGCTGCCACACCGGCCTGAGCAGGCATTTTCCACCCGGTAGGGGACAGAATTCCGACTCGGCACCGGAACGGGCGCCCAAACCATCACATCCGACCGTGAGTAACGATGGCCTCACTCGGCGCGCAGGGCGACCACCGGGTCGAGTCGCCCGGCGCGCCGGGCCGGTAGCACGCCGAAGACGATGCCCACCGCCGCCGAGACGCCGAAGGCCAGTGCCAGCGACCAACCGGTGACCGTGGCCGGCACCGGGCTGAGTCCGGCCACCAGCAACGCCCCGCCGATGCCGAGACCCATCCCGCTCACCCCGCCGAGGGCGGTCAGCAGCACCGCCTCCAGCAGAAACTGCAAACCGATGTCCCGGGGTCGGGCACCGACCGCCTTGCGCAGCCCGATCTCGCGGGTCCGTTCGCGTACCGAGACCAGCATGATGTTCGAGACGCCGACCCCGCCCACCAGCAGCGAGACGCCGGCGATCGCGGCCAGCACCCCGGTCAGCACACCGAGGATGTCGCCGAGTACGCCGAGGATCTGCTCCTGGGTGATCGCGCTGAACTCGGTGTCCGGGTGCCGGGTCGTCAACTCGCCGATAATCAGGTTCCCCAGTACGGTGATCCGCTCCCGGTCCGGCGCTTTCACCGCTATCCCGTCGATCCTCGTCGTACCGTAGAGCCGGTGCGCGGCGGTGACCGGGATGTGCACCTCGTGGTCCCGGTCCAGGCCGAGGCTCTGCCCGAGCGGTGCGAAGGTGCCGATCACCCGGAACCGCACCGACGCGATCGAGACCTGCCGGCCGATCGGCTCGTGGTCGCCGAACAGCGCGCTGGCCACCCGCGACCCGAGCACCGCCACCCGGCGGGCACCGTCCACATCGGACGAACTGAGGTAGGCCCCCCGGTCGAGTTCGCGGACGAAGACCTGCTGGGTGGTCTCCAGCACGCCCTGTACGGTGCTGAACGCCGAGTTGGTGCCGGCCCGTACGGTCTCGCCGGAGGCGACCGTGGCGGTGACCAGAGCGGCGTCGCCGACCACCTCGCTAACCGCGGCCACGTCGGACAGGTCGAGCCGGGACACCGCCGGCGCGGCACCCAGGTCGAGCCGACCGGGCACCACCACCAGCAGATTCGAGCCGAGCCCCTCGACCTGCTGCTGGACCTCGCGCTTCGCGCCGGTGCCGATGGCCACCAGCACCACCACCGCGGCCACGCCGATGATCACCCCGAGCATGGTCAACCCGCTGCGCATCCGGTTGGCCCGCAGCGCGTCCCGCGCCACCCGCCACCCCTCAGCCAGCCGCACGTGCCACCGAGCCGATCAACTTCCGCCGGGCCGAGTGCCGCCGGGCCGAGTGCTGCCGGGCCGAGTGCCGCCGGGCCGAGTGCCGCCGGGCCGAGTCCTGCGGGGTAGTTCGCTGCCGGGTCATGTGCTGCCGCCCCGGCGGGGCGTGGGCAGGGGATGCGGCGGGCGAAGGCGCCCGGTGGCTCCGGCGGCGCCACCGGAGCCACCGGACGGGTGCCCCGGCTCGCTTCCGGACGCGAACCGGGGCTCCGCGCTGGGAGCGGCGTCCACTATCTCAGGTGAGGAAACCGGCCCCACCGGCACGGGCTCGTCCTCGACGATCCGGCCGTCCCGGATGATGATCTGTCGTCGCGTACGGGCCGCCAGCTGTCGGTCGTGGGTCACCAGCACGATCGCCACCCCGCGTTCGGCGTTCAGCTCCTCCAACAGGGCGAGTACGGATTCGCCGGTGACACTGTCGAGGTTGCCGGTCGGCTCGTCGGCCAGCAGGACGGCCGGGTCGGTGACCAGCGCCCGAGCGATCGCCACCCGTTGCTGCTCACCGCCGGAGAGCTGGTTCGGCCGGTGCCCGAGCCGGTGCCCGAGACCGACCCGGACCAGGGTCTCGCTGGCCAGTGCGCGCCGCTGTCGGGCCCCGAGTCCCCGGTAGACCAGGGGCAGCGCCACGTTGTCCACCGCGCTGGTGCGGGGCAGCAGGTGGAACGACTGGAACACGAAGCCGATGGTCCGGTTGCGCAGGTCCGCCAACTCCGCGGCGGTCAGCGTGCCGACGTCCCGACCGCCGATACGCAACGTCCCGGCGCTGGGCCGGTCCAGGCCACCGAGCAGGTGCATCAGGGTCGACTTGCCGGATCCGGACGGCCCGACGATCGCGATGTGGTCGCCGGGCGCGATCCGCAGCGACACCCCGCGCAGCGCCGCCACCTCGCCCCCACCCAGGTCGTACGTGCGGGTCACGTCGATCGCCTCGACCGCGGGTTCGACCCCGCACCCGACGGTGGTCCCGGTGCCGGTCAAGGGATCTGCTGTCCGGTACGGATCCGGTCGGTGTCACCGACGACGAGTTGTTGTCCGGCCTGCACCCCGTCGAGGATCTGCACCAGTTCGGTCCCCTGGACGCCGACGGTCACCGGCACCCGGACGGCTCGGCCGGCGCGGACCAGCCAGACGTTGTCCCGCCCCTGGGTGGAGAAGACGGCGGTGGCGGGTACGGTCACCGCGTCGTCGGCCTGACGTACCCGCAGGTGGGCGATTGCGCTCATGCCGGGCCGGGGCGTGGGGGCGGGGCGTCCGTCGGGGTAGCGCCCCTCGGCCAGCACGAGCCGGACCTGGTAGCCGACGCCGGCCCGCGCTCCGGCGGCCGGCAGTACGTCGACGGCACGCACCCGGGCGTCGTACGTGGCGCCGGTGGCGGCGTCGAACTCAACGGTCGCCGCGACTCCGGGCGCGACGAGCAGTACATCTGTCTCGTCCACCTCGGCGACCAGTCCCAGTTCGGCGAGGTCGACGACGGTCATGATCGGGGTACCGGCGCTGACCCGGCCGCCCACCGGCACGGCTGGATCGACGCCGGGCATCGCCGGGCCGGCCAGTGCGCCGGGGCCGCCGGCTCCCCCGATACCGCCGGTGATGCCGGCCGCGCCGAGCAGTCCGGTGAGCGCGTCGGCCGGTCCGGTGCCGTCGGCGGTGCCACCCAGCTGGATCACTCCGCCGACCGGCGCCCGCAGGGTGAGCGCGTCGACCGTCGACTTCGCCAGGTCGTACGCCTGCTGGGCCTGGATCCGCTGGGCGGCGCCGAGCGCGCCGACCGCCGCGTCGAGTTGGGCGACGCCCCGCTGGGCGGCCCGTACGGCCTGGTCGGCGGCGCGGGCGGCGGTGGCGTACTGCTGTTGCGCGGCACGGACCTGGTTGAGTTGGGCATCCCGGAGTGCAGGATCGGTGATCTTCCGGGCGGCGTCCCGGGCGGCGGCGAACGCGCGGGCAGCGGCCTGGTCGGTGGCCCGCTGGCTCCGTTTGAGGTCGGCCCGCCGCAGGCCACCGCCACCGGTGCGGCCCGCCCGTTTGGCCGCGTCGAGGGCCTGTTTTGCCTGGTCGAGCCGACTTCGGGCGGTCGACGAGTCGATCACGGCGAGGGTCTGGCCGGCGGTGACGGTGTCGCCGGGGCTGACCCGCAGGTCGGTCAGGACGCCGTCGGCGGGCGCGCTGAGGGTCGCCACCGCGCGGGCGGTGACGCTGGCCGGGGCGTCGACCAGTTCCGCGACGCTGGCCCGCGCCGCGCTGCCGAGCGCGACCGGGGCGGGGTCGTCGCCGCAGGCGGCCGCACCGAGGCCGACCAGGACGACCGAGCCGACGACAAGGACGGACAGCAGGGGCCGCGACGCTGCGTACACGGGCGGCGACGGAACGCGACTCACGGCCTCATGCTACGAGCAACACCCCTGGTACGGACACCGCGACGCGCGGGGTGCACCCGCCCCGGCCACCCAGCCGTCGGCCGTCAGCGGGCAGCCGTCAGCGGGCGACGCTGCGGGCGTACGCCACGCTCTCGTCGTGCAGGGCAGTCCACTCCGTGCCGAAGCTCTGCCGTGCGGCGTCCGGCACCGGGCGGCCCTCGTGCACGATCGACCGGTAGAAGGCGAGCATGTCCTCTTCGCCGAACCGCTCCGCCAGGTAGCGGACGGCCAGGTAACCGATGCCGTAGCTGCCCGAGACCCGCCAGTCTTCGGCACTGTCCGCCGGCTCGACCGATCCGAGCTTGCCGTTCCAGCCGCCACCCGAACCAAGCAGCCGGGTCACGTCGGGGAGTCCCTCGTACTGGGCCACCGGGCGGCCACCGGCACCGGCGTACTCCGCGATCCCCTCGACCAGCCACCAGTTCTCGCTGCTGGCGTAACCCCTGCCGGGCAGCGAGGAGGCGTGCGTCATCTCGTGTCGGAGCAGGTCATCAACTGCCGTACGGTGCAGCCCGTCAGCGTTGAGCACCACGTCGAACCGGTCCCCGCCGATACCGACCGCGTAGCCGCCGGTCCAGGCCGGTCGGTCGCCGCCGTACCAGCGCTTCCACTCGGCTCCGGGGGCGTAGAAGATCCGGTAGACATCGGGACGGGTGCCGCTGACCGCGTACCGGTCGGCCACCACGGCCGCCTGCTCGGCCGCCTTCAGCAGATCGGGCAGCTTGTCGCGTACCGTCTGCGGCACCGCGACCAGGGTCCGGGCGCCGATGCCGACCGCGAGGTCGCTGACCTCCCACGGTCTCGGTCCGTCCGATCCGGACATCGACGGCTCGATAGCGGTCAGCCGGGGCTGCGGTCGGACATCGTCCCACCGGGTGCCGATCGTCACCGGACCGGTACGGCAGTCGGTCACCGCGAAGCAGTGTCCAATGGTGACCAGGACCCGCCACTGGCTGGTGTTGCTGTTCATCCGGGTCGGGCGGCCGTTCAACGACGGCTGCCAGGCGGTCACCTTCATCGACCGGAGCACCCGGAACTGCCGTTTCAGGTCCTCGGCGGCCGGTGACGCCGGATCGACCACCGCCAGAAAGCCCTGCTCGTCGCCGCGCAACAGGGCCTGCGCCTGCTGGTCCAGGGCGGCGTCGATCCGCTCGCCGAGCCAGGCCGCCGTCACGTCGTCCGGGTCACCCGGCTCCGGGCTGACCGCCGGGGTCACGCTGGCGATGGAGTCGGGCAGGCTCGCCGGATCCGGCATCCGGGCGATCAGCACCGCCGTCAGACCGACCGGAAGCCCGCAGAACAGCAGTACCCCGACCACACCGAGAGCCACCCACAACGGCCACCGCCACCGACGTACCGGCCGCACGTCCACCCCGTCGATCACTCACGGGAGAGTACGACATCCCGCTGTACGTCGGATGGCCGCATATCCCCCGTACGGCAATCATCCGTACGCGTCACGATCCGCTGTGGACGTGGCGTCCCGGGCACCCGGTTGCCCCGTCGGCTGCCTATCGCCGGGAGAGCAGGGCGCGGGCGAAGAAGACCAGGTTCGCCGGACGTTCGGCGAGCCGGCGCATCAGGTAGCCGTACCAGTCGCTGCCGTAGGGCAGGTAGGTCCGGACCGTGTGACCCTCACCGGCCAGCCGGAGCTGCTCCTCCGGACGAATGCCGTAGAGCATCTGGAACTCGAACTCGTCCGGCGTACGGTCGAACCACCGGGCCCGGTCCTGGCCGATCGCGATCAGGCGCGGATCGTGGGTGGCGAGCATCGGGTAGCCAGCGCCGGAGAGCAGGACGTTCAGGCAGCGGACGTACGACTTGTCGACGTCGCGGGCCGACTGGTAGGCCACCGACTCC is a window of Micromonospora sp. NBC_01699 DNA encoding:
- a CDS encoding ECF subfamily RNA polymerase sigma factor, BldN family, whose amino-acid sequence is MSTHGYADSTRHREVQSARSALNQGLNMLRTSMDDMLSLAVRGEGSPKRIRNRPHPNETPSRHTPPGNNARPISGRVTSPTRPTMPAQPGPGQTGPRPDAPETETAILPVVPVEPTPTPAEPPPTGYPDRPDPSDPATEVWKLIERAQQGESEAFGLIYDRYVDTVFRFVYFRVGNRQLAEDLTSDTFLRALKRIGSFTWQGRDLGAWLVTIARNLVADHFKSGRYRLEVTTGDVLDADREDRGPEGSPEAAVVEHITNMALLGAVKQLNPEQQECIVLRFLQGFSVAETAHTMGKNEGAIKALQYRAVRALARLLPDGFQP
- a CDS encoding HAD family hydrolase gives rise to the protein MARTRKVTVSTDAHGHTAGWAATELEAAPAAPPDHHAAAFFDVDNTMMQGASIYWFARGLAARNYFTTTDLARFAWHQLRFRLLATEHAGDMSHAKEAALAFVEGWRVEDVERLTEEIFDELMAPRIWAGTRALAQLHLDAGQRVWLVSAAPVEIGRVIAARLGLTGAIGTVAEIHDGAYTGRLVGDLMHGPAKADAVCQLAAVEQLDLSRCVAYSDSSNDLPMLCAVGRAVAINPDNNLRRASRMRGWEVRDFRTGRKAARIAVPSTVAAGLLAGAVTAGLAMRRRRQGR
- a CDS encoding lysophospholipid acyltransferase family protein, coding for MSENGRSPAPEPIGAAVPDQPGDVWDRRVASGLAFLRRRLAGQYEIDEFGFDPELTDRVFHPLLRQLYRDWFRTEVTGVENLPVEGAGLVVGNHSGTVALDALILSAVLHDRHPAHRYLRLLGADIVFRMPVVSELARKTGGTMACNPDAERLLGRGELVGVFPEGFKGVGKLYADRYRLQRFGRGGFVSAALRTGTPIIPVAIVGAEETYPMLADIKPLARLLKLPYFPVTPTFPWLGPLGMVPLPSKWLIEFCPPISTEGMADQADDPLVVFNLADQVRETIQQTLHQLLERRPDPFGP
- a CDS encoding NAD-dependent epimerase/dehydratase family protein, which gives rise to MTPGRTSGAPGVVVVTGVSRYLGAHVAARLAADPRIARVVGLDAADPSAELAPLLDGVDRVRADAASVGTVIDDLAADSVVHLALVTAPDQQHGGRAAMKEQNVIGTMQLLAACQRAPRLRRLVVRSSTAAYGASFRDPAVFTEETEPHAVPRGGFARDILDIEGYVRGFRRRRPDVTATVLRFAPFIGSTADTTLTRYFAQRVVPTVLGRDPRLQFLHIEDALEVLHRSVTEEHGGTYNVAGPGVLALSQAIRRSGRVAVPVLEPGLSGAAGIARTLGFGRYGLDQVDLFVHGRVVDTTRLTTEYGFTPRSTAAAFDDFVGGHTDRTVVRADQLAAAERAILDGIRQVRAAVANSPGPANTGE
- a CDS encoding 30S ribosomal protein bS22; amino-acid sequence: MGSVVKKRRKRMAKKKHRKLLRKTRVQRRKLGK
- a CDS encoding helix-turn-helix domain-containing protein, which produces MTGSPQSDARLSEVRFLTVAEVATLMRVSKMTVYRLVHSGELTAVRVGRSFRVPEHAVHEYLRGAFQETA
- a CDS encoding ABC transporter permease; this translates as MRLAEGWRVARDALRANRMRSGLTMLGVIIGVAAVVVLVAIGTGAKREVQQQVEGLGSNLLVVVPGRLDLGAAPAVSRLDLSDVAAVSEVVGDAALVTATVASGETVRAGTNSAFSTVQGVLETTQQVFVRELDRGAYLSSSDVDGARRVAVLGSRVASALFGDHEPIGRQVSIASVRFRVIGTFAPLGQSLGLDRDHEVHIPVTAAHRLYGTTRIDGIAVKAPDRERITVLGNLIIGELTTRHPDTEFSAITQEQILGVLGDILGVLTGVLAAIAGVSLLVGGVGVSNIMLVSVRERTREIGLRKAVGARPRDIGLQFLLEAVLLTALGGVSGMGLGIGGALLVAGLSPVPATVTGWSLALAFGVSAAVGIVFGVLPARRAGRLDPVVALRAE
- a CDS encoding ABC transporter ATP-binding protein, which produces MTGTGTTVGCGVEPAVEAIDVTRTYDLGGGEVAALRGVSLRIAPGDHIAIVGPSGSGKSTLMHLLGGLDRPSAGTLRIGGRDVGTLTAAELADLRNRTIGFVFQSFHLLPRTSAVDNVALPLVYRGLGARQRRALASETLVRVGLGHRLGHRPNQLSGGEQQRVAIARALVTDPAVLLADEPTGNLDSVTGESVLALLEELNAERGVAIVLVTHDRQLAARTRRQIIIRDGRIVEDEPVPVGPVSSPEIVDAAPSAEPRFASGSEPGHPSGGSGGAAGATGRLRPPHPLPTPRRGGST
- a CDS encoding efflux RND transporter periplasmic adaptor subunit; its protein translation is MSRVPSPPVYAASRPLLSVLVVGSVVLVGLGAAACGDDPAPVALGSAARASVAELVDAPASVTARAVATLSAPADGVLTDLRVSPGDTVTAGQTLAVIDSSTARSRLDQAKQALDAAKRAGRTGGGGLRRADLKRSQRATDQAAARAFAAARDAARKITDPALRDAQLNQVRAAQQQYATAARAADQAVRAAQRGVAQLDAAVGALGAAQRIQAQQAYDLAKSTVDALTLRAPVGGVIQLGGTADGTGPADALTGLLGAAGITGGIGGAGGPGALAGPAMPGVDPAVPVGGRVSAGTPIMTVVDLAELGLVAEVDETDVLLVAPGVAATVEFDAATGATYDARVRAVDVLPAAGARAGVGYQVRLVLAEGRYPDGRPAPTPRPGMSAIAHLRVRQADDAVTVPATAVFSTQGRDNVWLVRAGRAVRVPVTVGVQGTELVQILDGVQAGQQLVVGDTDRIRTGQQIP